The region TTGAATCAGCTGTAGCATCATCTCTGTTTAAATATCCCTTCGTTACATTAGGGCCTTTAACTACTATTTCCCCTGATTGGTTTGGAAGAACTTCTTTTCCATCTGATACAACTTTTATTTGAACTGGAAATAGTGGTTTCCCAGCTGAACCTAACTTTTCTAAACTATATTCTGGGGATAAGGTGACAATTTGAGAGGACGTCTCAGTCATACCGTACGTTTGATAAACAGGTATCAACTTGTCCTTACAAACCTCTAGTAAAGGTTTAGGAGCAGGTCCGCCCCCTAATAATACACAGCGTAGAGAACTAGGGTACTTATTTACTCCGAGGTCATCAATCATTTGTGAGAGCATTGTGCTTACAACCGAAATGATTGTTACTTTATTTTTCAAAATCGATTTATTCACTTCTTCTGCATTAAAGGTTTCATGTAAAACGACTGTAATCCCATAAATAACACTTCTCATTAGTATAGATAAACCACTAATATGAAAAAGTGGGACAGATGATAACCAGGTATCTTTTTCATGTAATCCTAGATTTAGAGCAGACCCAATTGCACTCCACCAGTGGTTACCATAGGTTTGCAGGACACCTTTTGGTTTTCCCGTAGTTCCTGAGGTATACATAATTGTGTCAACCAAATCCAATTGAAAGGTTGATACGAAATCAAAATTTTTTTCATCGACTTGCTTAATTTCCTCTAATGTATGTAAGGTAGACCATTCCATTTTATCTTTAATAGATTCAAATCTCTCACTAAAAAATCCCTCTGTTAGCACCGTTTTAGGTTTTGAGTCTTCTAATTGCCATAAAAGTTCATGACTTGTAAGTCTTGTATTTAGAAGGACTGTTGTTGCACCAATATATTTTAAAGCATGAATAGCTAAGACCGTATCTATGGTATTTCTCATTAATAGCGCTACCATATCTCCATTAGAAACTCCTAAACCGGACAGTTGTCTTGCAAACGATAAAGTTTTCGTATGAAGTTCTCCAAAGGTAATTGATTCTTTGTCTGTTTTAATTGCTACTCGATTTGGAGTTAGAAATGCCCGGTTGGCTAACCAGTTTGGAGTTTCGACATTGTTCATCATTCTCTATTCCCCTTATGATCAGATTATCATTCTAAGAATAAGTATAAAGAATTAATAGATTTCTGGCCAATTTTTAAAAATAAAAAACAGCTTGGTATGTACCAAACTGTTTTGAACTTTGTTTTTATGGAAATCTAGGGAATTGCTTAAAGTCTGGTTGACGTCTTTCTTTGAAGGCGTCACGACCTTCTTTTGCTTCATCAGTAGTGTAATAAAGTAATGTAGCGTCACCAGCGAACTGTTGGATTCCTGCTAAGCCATCTGTATCAGCATTAAATGCTGCTTTTAAGAAGCGCAGAGCTGTTGGGCTCTTCTCTAACATCTCTTTGCACCATTGAACTGTTTCTTCCTCAAGCTTCTCTAGTGGAACAACTGTATTTACTAAGCCCATATCTAGTGCTTCTTGTGCATTATATTGACGGCATAGGAACCAGATTTCTCTAGCCTTTTTATGACCAACAATACGTGCTAAGTAGCCAGAGCCGTATCCAGCATCAAAGCTTCCAACTTTCGGTCCTGTTTGGCCAAAAATAGCGTTGTCCGCCGCAATTGTTAGATCACATACAATATGTAAAACATGACCCCCACCGATTGCATAACCAGACACCATTGCCACAACCGGCTTCGGAATTACACGAATTAAGCGTTGTAAATCTAATACGTTTAAACGTGGAATTTGGTCCTCACCAACATATCCACCATGTCCACGTACTCTTTGATCTCCACCAGAACAGAATGCATCATCTCCTGCTCCTGCTAATACGATAACCCCAATGTTAGCATCATCACGTGCATAAGCAAATGCATCAATCAATTCCATTACCGTTTTTGGACGGAAGGCGTTACGTACTTCGGGACGGTTTATTGTAATTTTAGCAATTCCGTTTAATGTTTCATACAGAATGTCTTCATACTTACGTTCAGCAACCCATTCAAATGCCATGTGCTTGTCCTCCTATTATGTATAATATTTTTAATGTCCTTAAGGATCATAAAAACTCACTTACTATTTTACCAAAAAACTTAGGATGTTCCACATGTATTGCATGTCCAACACCTGTTATTTTTTCAACCTTAGCATTTGGTAATTTTTTTGACATCTGTTTAGCTATTTCACAAAACTTTTGATCAACTTCACCGCAAATTAATAGAACAGGTATTTCAAGTGAACCTAACCTATCCCAATAGGAAGGTTGGCTTCCAGTGCCCATTCCTATAAGGCTGTTTACCAAGCCAACAGTTTTATTATTTAAACGCTGTTTTCGAATGGCTTGTTTTACCTCAGTTGAAAGTGAATGTTGAGTTTCAAATAAGGGAATTTGTTCCCAATAATTCACAAACCACTCTATTCCATTTTTTCTAATATCATTCGCTAATTTCAGATCATTTTCAGATCTTATATTTCTTTCACTTTCTAACAGGAGACCTGGTGAGCTGCTCTCTAGAATTAATTTATTTATCCGTTGTGGATAGTTTATTGCCAACGCTAAAGCTAGTCTTCCACCCATTGAATATCCTATTAAAGTAACATTATCAATTAATAGTTCATCAAGGATTGAAATAATATCCCTACTAACTTTTTCAATATCATATAGCTTCGAATTCGCTGGTGAATCTGTCCTACCATGCCCGAGTATATCTATTAGTATACATTGATAGGTATCTTCAAACATCGATACAATCGGCAACCAATTTTGCGAGCTTCCAGTGAATCCGTGTAAAAATAAAAGCGATGACCCTTTTCCCCTAATTTCAACATAATAGGTAATATCACTTACGACAATTTTCATTGTTTGTCACTTTTTATGATGAAATTTGATATTTCCTGGGAAACACGATTCCACAATGTCCGATGGATAGTGACATTTTCCTCTCTGACCGAAGGGACCTCGATAACTGATATACCTTGCTTTTCATCAGCTAACAGTAATTCCATCTCGAATGACTCCCAAGTATTTATTCTAGTAAAGTTTCCACCATACATTTTTACAACATGTTCAAAATCCAAATCAAGAGGAGTGCCAAATAATGTTTCGAAATGTTTTTCCTCTTTTGCTTGAGGTAAAAATGAGAATATTCCTCCACCATTATTGTTTATTAAAACAATTGTTATTGGTATAGAGTATTTTTTGGCTGCAAGAAGACCATTTAGATCATGGAAGAAAGTTAAATCACCAATCACTAAAACTAATCTATCTGAGGATGAAGCTGAAACACCTAGTGCTGTAGATATTGTTCCATCGATCCCATTTGCACCTCGATTTGCCATAATCTTAAGAGCTTTTTCTGTATTTGTAAAAAATGAGTCCACATCTCGTATTGGCATACTATTTCCAATAAACAAAGTTGAGTTAGTTGGCAGTAACCTTTTTAGCTCTACAATTACTTTTCCTTCTGCTAGTACTTCTTCCTTCTGGATGGACATTAATTCCGACATAGTTATCTCATTTATAAGAATCCAATCATTCGTCCAGTTCGTTTTCGCTATATCTTTGTTTTGACCTAATGCCAACATCGCTTCACAAAATTTTATTTCATCGCAATAGACCATTTCGGAAGCAGATAATGTAGGTTCACGCCATCCTCCATCACTATCAATAACAATTTGTTTACAGCCTTCATTGGCTTTAACATATTGTAATAGAGCCTTTGAAATAGGCATCGCTCCAAAACGAATGATAATGTCAGGTTGATAGGTTTTGGTAAAGTCCTGATTACGCAAAAAAGTATCGTAACAATCAATTATGTATTCTTTAGAGTGGGATCCACTTCTAAGCTGTGATAGTGGGTCCGCCAGAATCGGGAATCCAAATAAACTAGCAACTTTCGTTATATACTCGGAGAATTCCTCACTAACCTGCTCACCACAAATGATTACTCCTTTTTCATAAGAGCTTAGAAGTTCAAATAAGTAACTTTTAAGACTTTCATCAATTACTGGTCTACCTATTGAAACGTTTACATGTTTTGGGTTATTAAATGTTCCTTTATTCCATAAACTATCAGCATCAATATTTGGTATTAATGGTTCGCGAAATGGAAAATTCAAGTGAACTGGACCAGCCGGGGCTGTTAAGGATTTTCCTGTAGCTCTAGCTGCCATTGTTCTAGCGTATTTTATCATTTCATTTGTGTCCTCAGGTAAAGCCATTTCTACAAACCATTTTGCATACTTACCGTACATATGAATTTGATCTATGGCCTGGGGTGCCCCAACATCTCTTAGCTCATGTGGTCGATCTGCCGTTAGTACTAGAAGAGGAACTCGAGATATACTCGCCTCAACGATTGCTGGATAATAGTTTGCAGCAGCTGTACCTGATGTACACAATATAGCAACTGGTGTTTTCTTTTCTTTCGCTATTCCAAGAGCAAAAAAAGCGGCTGAGCGCTCGTCAATGTTCACATACACGTCCATATTAGAATGCTCAGCCATTAAGATTGCCATAGGTGTTGAACGTGAACCAGGGCTAATTACAGCTGTTGTCACTCC is a window of Cytobacillus luteolus DNA encoding:
- the menD gene encoding 2-succinyl-5-enolpyruvyl-6-hydroxy-3-cyclohexene-1-carboxylic-acid synthase; amino-acid sequence: MNENNALTTYVASFIDELVRVGVTTAVISPGSRSTPMAILMAEHSNMDVYVNIDERSAAFFALGIAKEKKTPVAILCTSGTAAANYYPAIVEASISRVPLLVLTADRPHELRDVGAPQAIDQIHMYGKYAKWFVEMALPEDTNEMIKYARTMAARATGKSLTAPAGPVHLNFPFREPLIPNIDADSLWNKGTFNNPKHVNVSIGRPVIDESLKSYLFELLSSYEKGVIICGEQVSEEFSEYITKVASLFGFPILADPLSQLRSGSHSKEYIIDCYDTFLRNQDFTKTYQPDIIIRFGAMPISKALLQYVKANEGCKQIVIDSDGGWREPTLSASEMVYCDEIKFCEAMLALGQNKDIAKTNWTNDWILINEITMSELMSIQKEEVLAEGKVIVELKRLLPTNSTLFIGNSMPIRDVDSFFTNTEKALKIMANRGANGIDGTISTALGVSASSSDRLVLVIGDLTFFHDLNGLLAAKKYSIPITIVLINNNGGGIFSFLPQAKEEKHFETLFGTPLDLDFEHVVKMYGGNFTRINTWESFEMELLLADEKQGISVIEVPSVREENVTIHRTLWNRVSQEISNFIIKSDKQ
- the menH gene encoding 2-succinyl-6-hydroxy-2,4-cyclohexadiene-1-carboxylate synthase, with amino-acid sequence MKIVVSDITYYVEIRGKGSSLLFLHGFTGSSQNWLPIVSMFEDTYQCILIDILGHGRTDSPANSKLYDIEKVSRDIISILDELLIDNVTLIGYSMGGRLALALAINYPQRINKLILESSSPGLLLESERNIRSENDLKLANDIRKNGIEWFVNYWEQIPLFETQHSLSTEVKQAIRKQRLNNKTVGLVNSLIGMGTGSQPSYWDRLGSLEIPVLLICGEVDQKFCEIAKQMSKKLPNAKVEKITGVGHAIHVEHPKFFGKIVSEFL
- a CDS encoding o-succinylbenzoate--CoA ligase gives rise to the protein MNNVETPNWLANRAFLTPNRVAIKTDKESITFGELHTKTLSFARQLSGLGVSNGDMVALLMRNTIDTVLAIHALKYIGATTVLLNTRLTSHELLWQLEDSKPKTVLTEGFFSERFESIKDKMEWSTLHTLEEIKQVDEKNFDFVSTFQLDLVDTIMYTSGTTGKPKGVLQTYGNHWWSAIGSALNLGLHEKDTWLSSVPLFHISGLSILMRSVIYGITVVLHETFNAEEVNKSILKNKVTIISVVSTMLSQMIDDLGVNKYPSSLRCVLLGGGPAPKPLLEVCKDKLIPVYQTYGMTETSSQIVTLSPEYSLEKLGSAGKPLFPVQIKVVSDGKEVLPNQSGEIVVKGPNVTKGYLNRDDATADSIRNGWLYSGDIGYLDSDGFLYILDRRSDLIVSGGENVYPAEIESVLLSHPFIKEAGVTGINDSIWGQVPCAFINLENQTSLTGEEVQAFCQERLAKYKVPKQVFFVKELPRNASNKLMRKRLVDLIK
- the menB gene encoding 1,4-dihydroxy-2-naphthoyl-CoA synthase, producing MAFEWVAERKYEDILYETLNGIAKITINRPEVRNAFRPKTVMELIDAFAYARDDANIGVIVLAGAGDDAFCSGGDQRVRGHGGYVGEDQIPRLNVLDLQRLIRVIPKPVVAMVSGYAIGGGHVLHIVCDLTIAADNAIFGQTGPKVGSFDAGYGSGYLARIVGHKKAREIWFLCRQYNAQEALDMGLVNTVVPLEKLEEETVQWCKEMLEKSPTALRFLKAAFNADTDGLAGIQQFAGDATLLYYTTDEAKEGRDAFKERRQPDFKQFPRFP